AGCGTTGTATTTTTGAGTTGATCAGTATTTGGAACGTGAACCTCTACGGAAAATGAAGGGGTGCTATATATAGGCTTAAAATAACTGTAAAATGGTGGGATAACTTTGTCCCACGTTCTTAATTGGTAGTTCCGCCTAAGGGGAGCGTGTGTTCCATCGTGGTATCCTTCCAACCCCTATCTCCTTTAGGTCTAGATCGTATCATCATGGGGAAAGTTGGACAATGTGGCTATTTGAGTGGGCTGGACTTAAGAGGCGAGCCTATTAGGTTTGTTATTGGGCCTTTGACATATCATCCTATACACAACCCCCAAGCACGAGGCATAGTGCTTATGACGAGTTTTATCATGATCTTTTGCTTAGATTTCTTTGCTTTATGTTTCCTTTGGCGTAATACATGGCTGGCGCATGGCACGAGTTGCGCCATATAGTGTGATCTTTTTTCAAAAAGCAACCGTTTTTACTGTCTCTACTGATTCCTCCTAAATATATGGTAGGGGTAGTTCAATCTTTCTAGCCTTTAGCTCATCTTTATATAGTGCATAGATGTACCATTTTCTCCTCATTCGCTTTTTCTTAACACATTTGCAGTCATGAGTTCTCTGATTGATTCCTCGATTATTATGTCTTTGAAAAAGATGTTGCGAAAAATGGGTGAATGAGATCACTTTATTTAAATGGTGTAAATTTTAGCacttagtcttttttttttgtacaagagGACCGAAACCCAAATCTAACATTTAGtcaacttgaaaaaaaataaaatcactttatttaaaaaatcaaaatttttcaTGGCACAATTGAAAAGTGCTGAATGCTAGAAAGACGGATTGAGATTAATTGCATTCATTTTCCTATGCATAATGCATTCAACATAATATCCACCACACATAATCGATCTTCataattatgtcaaaaaaataatcgatcttcataaataattgaaaatccAAGCCACATGTTAAGTTGAATGCATGAAAATTGAATGGAGTCAATCAAAATcctacactaaaaaaaaaaaaaaaaaagaaaagaaaagaaaggacACCTAAAACCCTCAAAACCCTTGTAACTTAACGATCACAAAAGAGCgagaaacaaaataataatactactaaAATAGAGATCTGTGTGGTTCTGAATCTCACACAAACACTATGAGAAGAGCTTCCTCTGTTTTACTCTTCAGAACCCTCGCCGCCGCACGTGCCGGCTCCGCCACCTCCATCGCCGTTCCTAACCGTTTTATCCAGGCCACTCTTTACGGCACCACAGCCGGTTCATCTCCATCTAGCCGGCGTTGGTTCTCTTCCATCCTCGGTGTTGCCGCTGGGACATCTCTCGGTGTCGGCGGTGCTCTGATCGCGGCTTCGTCCGTCTCTCACGAAGCACTCGCTAAGGAACCTCCGCCGTCACATTTTCTCCCTAACGACGTCGTTCTTTATCAGTATGAAGCTTGTCCTTTCTGCAATAAAGTGAAAGGTAGAATCTCTGATTTCTCTTCCTTGCGTTCAGATTCATAGGTTGATGCGAAATCAAGATTCGTTCTCGAAATTGCAATTGTTTAGAGTATTTATTACCATGTTTTTTATTCGGAtttatttaattgatatttatatattttgggcCAATTGGAAAAATTAGAAACAATGAAGTTTTAATCGAGTTAGAATTAGCAAGTGGTTCTTTGTGTCGTGTACTGTAGAATGCTAagctaaaaatgaaaaatgagtgCAGTATGGACTTGATAGATGTGCTAGAAAGAGAATCTATCAATATTGATTGAATGATTGATTAAAGGATTGAAGTTGTGGAGTGGTAGAAGGAGACGATGGATCATAACGGAGGcgaatgatgagggtgaaatgGAATAATATGAGTGCCATTGTTGTCAAATATTGGTCATGGCAGATTGCGGTGGTGGATTTTTGTTACAACTTCTGCGGCCAATTTGTGATGGATGGCGGATTTTTGGCTTTCTGCCATCCACCATTGATAACATATATTAGTACCTTGTTAAGAGACGGCAATCAACTTATATAACCAAGCAGTGAGAACCTATCTGTGTAACTGAATTAGTTGTACACAATCATTCAGTTAATGTCCTCCGAAATCTGCATAAACCTTGATTAGCGAAGCTTCTATTGGAAACCTGAGAAGTGGGCCAGAAGCCCAGCCATCATAGCAGCCCACTGGGCCAATTCCAGATCCAGAACAATGAGTAGATCTGTAGTATAGACATATATACTTAGCTTAATTTTTTCTGTGCAAAAGATAGTTAATTAGTCATGTGAAGcattttttttgcaaagaaGAGAGCCGAGGCCTAAACAAGGAACAAACTACACGGAAATCAAACACTTGTAGGAAACCCCACCAGCTAACAATATTAAACTAATTTGAGCTGGACTTTGCTCATAATAATTTAAACTAGAACCTGGATCACATTGTTGTCAAATAATGACAAACTTTTATCTACCAATCTAACTCCAGTAACCTTCAAATCTTATAAAGGATCCTCCACCCTGCAACTCCACAACTACTACCACTCTTGATATTATTTGCAACCACCTGGTAATCGATATTAATCTCCATTGCACTGCACCCTTTATTTCTAGCTACCAGCAGTTCTTCATATACCACCACAGTTCAAACCACATATTCACTACAGCTTCCCAAATTTTTTGAGAAACCTCTCAGCCCTTCCCGATGCCATAATTTGAAGATAAATTCAACTCAATCCAGTGAGATATATTACTTCTATAGAGCTCATCTCTCACATATAAGGCCAGTAAGTTCATCCGTATGTGCAACTTTTAAATGGAAGCGTTTGATCCTTAAAACGAATGAAGATGACAAGTTGGTAGTATCATTGGTAATTAAATTATACTGTCGTATGAGTTTATTCTTTTCCCCCATTGTTTTATCTTATTATGCATGATTGAGAATGTGTCATGGCATGTTGGCTGTTATTTAGCTATACATCTCTTTTTTTTACTACTGTAGTTTTTTCATTGGGCTTTCACAGAATTTTCTAACTGCTGAGAATTTTGCTTCCTTTACCAGCGTTTTTGGACTACTATGACATACCATACAAGGTTGTGGAGGTTAACCCTCTTAGCAAGAAAGAAATCAAATGGTCCGAGTATAAGAAGGTGCCAATAGTAATGGTAGATGGCGAGCAGCTAAATGACTCATCAGGTTTTCCACATTTTCCCGTGCAAATTGATTGTGAAGTTTTCTAAATGGACTTGTGCCCATTAAATTTGAGTTACCGTAACCTTTTCACTAATATTGGTTTTTCTGCAGCTATCATTGACAAGCTCGGAGAAAGGATTCTGTCTAAGAAAAAGGCAGATTCAACCTCCGAGGAAGATGAAGAGACAAAATGGCGGCGGTATGGCTCTATTTCTCTTGATcctgttttatttttcaataaaacatGTTTCTTATAAATGTAAGTGAGTGATGTGCGAAAACCCTTAAGTCtgtttataattcatttttccAATTTCAAGTTGTTTGCACACTTTGATTGAAACCATCTACAATGTGAgatattgtgtgtgtgtgtgtgtgttttgggCAGAGGAAGCTTTCCTTCTTCCTTTGTTGGCCTTTTGTTCTATCTTTCCTTTAATCACGTGCTTTaggattgaaaaaaatatatttggtaTTTGGTGATAATtatataatactccctctgtcctaTAATAACCGTCATATTTGCAAAATAAATTTTCCGAAAAAGTGTGTCACACTGtcactttcaattttcaatgtaGTCTTAATTGATTTTTTCCCAATTGTACCCTCTAATTAATATTACACTCGTCACTCCCAATTATTATTCTCTACATTGCATTTATGATAATGAAAATACACCAAAGGTtaataaagatatttttttttttaccccaGAGTAGTAAGATCAATATTCTCTTTCTTTCATTTatcatgttttatatatatatatatatatatgaaatagtCAAATGCAATGGTTATTGTGGGTTGGAGGGAGTATATCATTTATCTTTTTACATAGTAAATATGCATAGAAATGTTGTCTACTGTTGTGTTAACAAGCATATCTGCATATGTATCACACGCCATTTATTGTGTCAAAACAGTATAAAATAAGTTGCTGTGCTTCTTTTTTGTgatccttttttatttttttgaaatggcTAATGTTAGTATTAGTTGTTAGGTTAGTATTTTTCTCCTTTGTTCAGGACCTCCAACTcctttaacccttagctcaaaccAGTTGAGATACCCACCCTACCCTCTTCTTTGTGATCCTATTGGGTCTTAACTTTTCTCTATGATGTGGCGGCTTGATTCAATAATTCTTTATCACACACAACTTGTTAGGAATCTTATGTCtgcattattataaattatagttTACTAAATCTCTTTATGGGTaagattttcaatttatttttttccagtTGTTTACTTTTCAGTGTAGTTAGGTTCTTGCACCGGGGCATAGGTTCGTGCTATCCTACGAGCTCGTCAAGGCCAAACGAGCTTAGAACCTCTGCCGGTTTGTTTTTGGACGTGTTTGTAGTCAGGTTCGCATTTTTGGTGAGGGTACGTAAAAAAAGAGCTGGGCCACTTACTTGCAAAACCGAGCTGGGCTTGCACAAACCGGTCAGGTTATCCGATATAACCAAGAAGAAACACGTTTTCATCACCAAAACGCGTGTTTGCAATTCAAACCTAAAAAACGTGTGTTTCTCTctgttctctctgaatctcaCCACTTCCTCACCTTCTCTGCAGAGACGCCATCGTTGAATGCCCTAGACGGCGCCGTCGCCATCATGAACCTCGCCGGCGgaaaattgtttgattttatattGAGTCCTAAGTTCAATATTGAGTTGCTGTATTGAGTTGCTGGAAGTAAATTTTGAACGTGTTGTAGGAAACTCAGACAGAAAAAACCTAGGGAAAATAATCGAGTCCTGTTGTAGCTCACTAGTGTTGTTAGGGTTGCAAGTCAGATCGTGGGATCGCACGATCCTACGATCCACGAAGCTCAAACTGGCTGCAAATACTATAGGATATGAAGCAGTGGGATCGCAGCAAAATTGTTAGGATAGTGAGTTGGTACAGGCTGGACTTTTTCCCAAATTGGGGTTGGTTTTAATAGTAGAAAACCCTGATTTTATAATTGAAATAGATTCCGGTGGGGTCTCAGCAGAAAACCTAAGTTTCAAACTGAAAAAATAGTGGAAATAGAAACTGAAGTGTTATTTTTCCATTCTTCCTCACGCGATTGTTGCTCTATTCATAGCTTTGTGAGGCAAAAGCTCTCTTCTCTCAAGACCTGCCTCTCACACCTTCCTCTCTATTCCCTTTGTTTCTCTGTTTCTTGTGTGCGGTTCCTCTATTTTCAGTAATTTCATCTCTGTTTCAGTTTGGTATTTGTTCTATGATGTGAAAATCTAGAATTGTTGTTTCTAGATTGGATTCGTTTTGAGCTtactgattttattttatttatttatttatttaataacttGTGAGTTTATGCTTAAGAACTTAAGACTTTATGGTTTTGAATTTGGTTTAATAATGTTGTGATTTCGAAgttattttcttcatttatcGATGTGTATATAACTATACTTTTTCCCTATTAGTATGATTTTACGGTCCGTGCTACGATCTTCGAGTTACTATCTTTCGACCCCCTACTGATCTTATGTAGACTCTTAAACTCGATTTTCACAACATTGTACCACGCTAATTAATTATACTCTTTTGATGTAGGTGGGTTGATAATCATTTGGTACACGTTCTGTCACCTAATATATATAGAAATACCTCTGAAGCTCTCGAGTCTTTTGACTATATCACGAGCAATGGTAAGTTGCATGGTCTTTGCTATAGTTACGTACAAGTATTATTGCTGGTCTTTAGTTGAGCATCtagttttttatgtttctttccGCATAACTTCTGCCATATGAAGTTGACTCTGATATCTCAATAAGCTTGTATTGGAACAGTGTCCTTAGTTGGTAGGCAAGatagaccttttttttcttctggaGTATTGCATGTCTTTTCTGCTTTCAGCCCATGTATATCTATATCACCATGCATGCAAATGCTGAATTTACttcatttgatttttggtatttGAACTTCTTTCTTTGGCCATGCTATATTTCTTCAAACATGGATAATGTGCGATAAATTGATCatgtattatgttttttttttgtacttagGCAATTTTAGCTTCATGGAAAAAATTTCGGTGAAGTATGCTGGAGCTGCAGCTATGTATTTTGTGTCCAAGAAGCTAAAGAAGAAATATAACATTACTGATGAGCGTGCTGCTCTTTATGAGGCAGCAGAAACATGGGTAGATGCTCTGAATGGCCGCGAGTTCCTTGGTATGTACTCCTCTTCTGTACTGAATACTATTATGTATGCAAGAGCATGCTTCCACATATCGCTTGCGTGCAATTTTGAAACTAAAGCCTGAGATAACTTAAAAtgctttgatatttttattttgctttatgtggttttttttttctctctccaggtaaAGCAGTAATAGATAAATTATGGATTTTTATATCCTTTCAGATGTTTGCTTCAGTTTACTTCTTCTTAGTTCTATTGTAACGAATAATCATTTTGTGCTCTCTGGACATGATATAATGACTACTTTTCTGACTTTTCAGGAGGGTCTAAGCCTAACTTTGCTGATCTGGCTGTCTTTGGGGTTCTAAGGCCCATACGCTATTTGAGGTCTGGTAAGGATATGGTTGAGCACACACGTATTGGTGAGTGGTACACAAGAATGGAGAGCGTTGTGGGAGAGCCTTCAAGAATTAAAGCCTAAACTAGGTTATTTTAGCCCAAACTCCAGCCTTATTTTTTTGCTTTGATCATATTACTACACTCTGAGTTTTGCCTTCGATTGTTGGAAGGAATTGCATTTGGGTTTCTTAGTTAACAAAATATTTGGCTATTTAGAAAGATACTACCATGTGTTTGGTGGTAGTAGTTAAAATTATAGGAAAAGTTTAACTGAGTAATTGATTCTTTACAAAGaatgtttttatatattttgcagCTGCTTCTATTGTAAAGATTTAAGAGATCTTTGAGCTGTATCCAAGAATAAGGCAATATTTGCCGTACCTATGATGTTTAAAACACTGGGTTTGATCAAATTTATACATAAAAGATCATGATTGAGTTAAATATTGAGTTTGTTGTTGATCAATGAGTGTAAATATATCTTTGAATAAGATGTAAATATGCTTTGAGCCTTAGCTCCTACCAACACTTACTATGTTACTCCTTCACTATCTTCTCAAATGACACtaaaaattgtgaaacttgTTTTACTTAATCTCTCCCAATGCACTATTCCTAATCTCAGCTTTGAGAGAACTCAATACCAGCAGAGATACATCTTTGCTAAATCTTGTGCTATGCTTACAACGAATTTTCTATGTAGTTCTTAACCATTGATGATCATTGTTTTGAAATTCTTTTAGGCCTTGACCTTTCACATGTGAAGGTGCCCTTTTAGTTATATATATGTGCCACAGACATAATTGAATGCTTTTAGGCTTTTAGCATTACCTCATCAATTTTTCTTTGGCGATACATCTTGTTTGTCTATAAAGTATTTATTTGGTTGTTGGTTTTCCATATTGTTCAAAAATGCTTTgaataacaagaaaaaaaacttcattatcgttaaataataataatgtacatTTTGCTCTTGACGATTTACACCAGTGAAGGGGACCCATATCAAGTTGTTTCATAAggattatttttttggattaattattgttattttatcaACTTATATTATACTAGGAGCAATTCGATATAAAGTTATTCTACTTAATAAGGcattataaaatattactatatttcATCAATTTAACTATTGAATTAAAAGTTCTTATTgtacattacattatatatatgtttgagCCAAAATTCGAATACcgaacacttcacttattcactttaaattgtggatttttttttttgaatcaaacaaGCTTAATgcaaaatgtgaaatttttagaCACTAgattacttgataaaaaataaaaataaagatcaatcgtataattttttataaaattgacaATTGTGGTAATGTAATGAAATAGTAGATATTTAACTGTATCTTTAAAAAGTATATTATACATTCAATTAAAGTTATTATATGAAATatcaaatagttttaaaatttcataaaaaattgtaGAGTTAATCTACTAGTACTTGATAAGAACTTATAATTGAAcgaataaattattaaataggAGCCAAATTAAATTACTGATGAAATAAGttgatttcttctctttttgACTGTTATTATCGATTACATGAATATCTAAATTAAAGtcaattccaaaaaaaaaaagtcaatgaaATGTGTTCCTTTTAATGCTTGGGgtgtaagaaaaaaaaggaaatctAGTGGAACGCGTTGGTTGATATCCCTCCATCTCTATTACGGATAACAACTCGTGTAACAGACAGACACAACCAAAGAACAACCCAAcctaacaaaacaaaacaaaacaaaaacataataacACCAAAAACACACACCAAATAAGGTTCTTATTTTCGTTTAAGGTTTGGTTTCACATCTCCAACCAACACAGATTCCATTGTTTTTTTCATAGTCCCAGACAcagcaaacaaacaaacaaaccctCAAACCCTGGGACCCACCAGGTACACGTTCTCTCACATTGAATTTTCCATAAAATTCACAATTCAGATAAGGAGACTATATTAtcaatttaatataattaattagtaatATTATAGTTAAGGATAGAAAGATTAAttgatataataataaattaaaattaagattaagataaagAGGAGGaataaaaggaagaagaagaagaagaaatggaaGAAATCAGAGGAGCAGCAGTACCAAAATCTCTGATGGAGAATCTGTTAGGTCTTCTGAGGGTTCGTATCAAGCGTGGTGTCAACCTTGCTGTTCGTGATGTTCGTAGCAGCGATCCTTATCTTGTCCTCAAGATGTACAATCAggtcattttcatttttctttgcaATTTTCCCTTTTTTTCATCACACAACTTAAAAATCCaatctttttttcttatatttattaacccACTTCTTTAAATGTTGAATTAACCAacccctttaattttattactcTTTTTAAATTTGctgaattttgttgttattcAGAATCAAGGACCCCCCAATTTTAATCAATTGAATTTGGCCCTATAACCGActaatttttgatttattgaatTAAGGGTCctctttaataatttttttttcttttcaattttcttgcTTTTGAATCAAGGTTCCCTttggttttatatttttttgatgtGTGAAGAAATTCTACTGATTTTCTTGCTATTGAATCaaacacctttttttttttaattgaaaaatggTCATAATTATGAGGAAAATTATTAGaaacaggttttttttttgttcatattattcTGGCTTTTCTATACACAGGACTTGGCAGTTGTGTaagaaaaattgttgatttctatgaatgtttgaattgatCTTGAATAGTATAACATTATTATTGAAGGGtttttaaatgcaaattgcaataCTTATCCTAGTAGATACTACTAGATATTGTCTTGTCTTAGTTGTCTGAATATTATTATGcacaatcataatttttttgttttgtgaattttatttttcagaaaCTTAAGACTCGTGTGATTAAAAAGGATGTTAATCCTGAGTGGAATGAAGATCTTACTCTTTCTGTTATAGATCCTAATCACATAGTTTCATTGGTAAGTGATTGAATTAGTTAGTTTGTTTAATACTATCTTCATTTTCTAGtttatagtttttgttttaattggtTACAAAACAATTATCAACAGAAAACAAACACATACTTGAGCAATTACGGATTAATGAAATCAAACAATTGTGTGTAATTTCATGAATTTCTCTGTTTTATGCAACACAATTCTATCATTTCACATGTCCTGCTTTGGAAATGAAAGAGCCTTGTCTAGAGCAGTGTTGTCAAATGGTGGCTATAGCGtagcggaattttaaaaaatttatgttgtTCCATGATATGTTATTTAGTACAAAGGTTTGTCAAACGACTCTATAGCACTATAGTGTAGCAGAATCGGAACAAATTGCTATTTTCCTTTGATTCACGATTGACAACACTTATCTGTTTATGGTTCTGAAATGATATTAAGAGTCTTAACATGATGTCTTAACATGATTATTCTTTCATCACTCTTTTTAGTGTGTATAATAATGATAGTAATGAATTTTGAACCTGTGGCCTCGTGCAAACCAATCACAAACTCTTCCTTTGATTACTTTGAATGTATTGGCCCTTTTTGATATAGCTTATTTATAATCTAATCTTTCCACTTGGAAATGAAATTAAACTATAGAAAAGTGAAACATTAAATGTGGCCAGTTTCATTGCATCAAAGTCAAATAATgtttaccaatcgttagttggtctaGTAGTGATTGGCgttggacttggtagggaggaccacaggtCGATCacccgcaactgtgatcgggagggggctggaaccacttgatggcATAACTGACCCCCG
This portion of the Trifolium pratense cultivar HEN17-A07 linkage group LG3, ARS_RC_1.1, whole genome shotgun sequence genome encodes:
- the LOC123916690 gene encoding prostaglandin E synthase 2-like, whose translation is MRRASSVLLFRTLAAARAGSATSIAVPNRFIQATLYGTTAGSSPSSRRWFSSILGVAAGTSLGVGGALIAASSVSHEALAKEPPPSHFLPNDVVLYQYEACPFCNKVKAFLDYYDIPYKVVEVNPLSKKEIKWSEYKKVPIVMVDGEQLNDSSAIIDKLGERILSKKKADSTSEEDEETKWRRWVDNHLVHVLSPNIYRNTSEALESFDYITSNGNFSFMEKISVKYAGAAAMYFVSKKLKKKYNITDERAALYEAAETWVDALNGREFLGGSKPNFADLAVFGVLRPIRYLRSGKDMVEHTRIGEWYTRMESVVGEPSRIKA